A window of the Gemmatirosa kalamazoonensis genome harbors these coding sequences:
- a CDS encoding ABC transporter permease, translated as MPFWEAVTLALQTIRVQKLKSFFTVLGVLIGVMFLIAVISIVQGMSNYMENDFAGKLIGANTFTVSRMPNFQVGDVSEAEWRSWQRRPRMYETDVRVIRSALPSGTPSAIEGQVFAYATSPYARRRQVQAVAADGDYFQIKKYNLTNGRAFTQQEAEMGARVLVIGTEVAEHFFPDLDPVGRELKISGMPYTIIGVIEKQGSVFGFSLDRLAIAPYHSPLARITNPQDDIDGLIVQAASREQIADLQDVVRETMRSRHRLQPAEKDDFALSSSESALAFFDEIKGKMTVFGAALPAIGMIVGSMVIMNIMLVAVAERTREIGIRKALGARRRDIMTQFLVEAATLSVIGAAMGISLGLVGAKLLSIAFPFLPAGIAPWSIGFALALGATVGVISGAYPASRASRLDPIAALRQE; from the coding sequence ATGCCCTTCTGGGAAGCCGTCACCCTCGCGCTGCAGACCATCCGCGTGCAGAAGCTCAAGAGCTTCTTCACCGTGCTGGGGGTGCTCATCGGCGTGATGTTCCTCATCGCCGTCATCTCCATCGTGCAGGGGATGAGCAACTACATGGAGAACGACTTCGCCGGGAAGCTGATCGGGGCGAACACGTTCACCGTCAGCCGCATGCCCAACTTCCAGGTGGGCGACGTGTCGGAAGCGGAGTGGCGCTCGTGGCAGCGCCGGCCGCGCATGTACGAGACCGACGTGCGCGTCATCCGCTCGGCGCTTCCGTCGGGCACGCCGTCCGCGATCGAGGGGCAGGTGTTCGCGTACGCGACGTCGCCCTACGCGCGGCGCCGCCAGGTGCAGGCGGTCGCGGCGGACGGCGACTACTTCCAGATCAAGAAGTACAACCTCACGAACGGGCGCGCCTTCACGCAGCAGGAGGCGGAGATGGGCGCCCGCGTGCTGGTGATCGGCACCGAGGTGGCCGAGCACTTCTTCCCCGACCTCGACCCGGTCGGGCGCGAGCTGAAGATCTCGGGGATGCCGTACACGATCATCGGTGTGATCGAGAAGCAGGGGAGCGTGTTCGGCTTCTCGCTCGACCGGCTCGCCATCGCGCCGTACCACTCGCCGCTGGCGCGCATCACGAACCCGCAGGACGACATCGACGGCCTGATCGTGCAGGCGGCGTCGCGCGAGCAGATCGCCGACCTGCAGGACGTGGTGCGCGAGACGATGCGCTCGCGCCACCGCCTGCAGCCGGCGGAGAAGGACGACTTCGCGCTCAGCAGCTCCGAGTCGGCGCTCGCGTTCTTCGACGAGATCAAGGGGAAGATGACCGTGTTCGGCGCCGCGCTGCCGGCCATCGGCATGATCGTCGGCTCCATGGTCATCATGAACATCATGCTCGTGGCTGTGGCCGAGCGCACCCGCGAGATCGGCATCCGCAAGGCGCTCGGCGCACGCCGGCGCGACATCATGACGCAGTTCCTCGTGGAGGCGGCCACGCTCAGCGTGATCGGCGCGGCCATGGGGATCTCGCTCGGCCTCGTCGGCGCCAAGCTGCTGTCGATCGCCTTCCCCTTCCTTCCCGCGGGCATCGCGCCGTGGTCGATCGGCTTCGCGCTCGCGTTAGGCGCCACGGTGGGCGTCATCTCCGGCGCGTACCCGGCGAGCCGCGCGTCGCGGCTCGACCCGATCGCCGCGCTGCGCCAGGAGTGA